The following proteins come from a genomic window of Spongiibacter tropicus DSM 19543:
- a CDS encoding cytochrome-c peroxidase, with product MKWIGGFGVFLTGLVLCGQGVAETASAAPCEASIAALRACYERPPAQWPSPTIDAGVEYQELGLIPDVPAPAGPKEEKQRALGEQLFFEPKLSGSGQLACVSCHHPDQGFADGRKVSLGHDLQSGTRNSPSLLNTALRQSWFWDGRAASLAEQAVAPIVNPVEMASSAEIVEQRLNADADYIARFAEAFGDGPITLERVGAALAAYEETLRSRSSPFERFLKGQRGALSDQAVQGLHLFRTKARCANCHMGPLLSDERFHNIGFTYYGRKYEDLGRYVVTGKPEDVGRFRTPSLRDVAWTAPYLHNGLVPKLRGMLQVYNGGAARSSGSPVQEKDPLFPKTSPLLKPLMLTADEMDALESFLLSLSSRTPSRRSVSTSGH from the coding sequence ATGAAGTGGATAGGTGGGTTCGGGGTATTCCTCACAGGTCTGGTTTTATGTGGGCAGGGAGTTGCCGAGACAGCGTCAGCAGCGCCTTGCGAGGCGTCTATTGCGGCATTGCGAGCCTGCTACGAGCGCCCGCCGGCGCAGTGGCCATCACCCACCATTGATGCCGGGGTGGAATATCAGGAGTTGGGATTAATTCCCGACGTCCCTGCTCCCGCGGGGCCGAAGGAGGAGAAGCAGCGCGCCTTGGGTGAGCAGTTATTTTTTGAGCCGAAACTTTCTGGCTCGGGGCAGCTAGCCTGTGTGTCCTGCCATCATCCTGATCAGGGCTTCGCAGATGGCCGCAAAGTCTCGCTGGGCCATGACTTGCAGAGTGGCACCCGCAACAGCCCAAGCCTGCTGAACACCGCTCTGCGGCAAAGCTGGTTCTGGGATGGTCGCGCCGCGTCGCTGGCTGAGCAGGCGGTAGCGCCCATCGTGAATCCCGTTGAGATGGCCAGCTCCGCTGAGATTGTTGAGCAGCGTCTCAATGCCGATGCGGATTACATTGCGCGTTTCGCCGAGGCGTTTGGCGACGGACCCATTACGCTGGAGCGAGTCGGCGCGGCGCTGGCGGCATATGAAGAAACATTGCGCTCGCGAAGCAGTCCCTTCGAGCGTTTTCTTAAAGGTCAGCGCGGGGCGTTGAGTGATCAGGCGGTACAGGGACTTCATCTGTTTCGCACGAAGGCGCGCTGTGCCAATTGCCACATGGGGCCGCTGCTGAGTGATGAGCGTTTCCACAATATCGGCTTTACCTACTACGGCAGGAAGTATGAGGACCTGGGGCGCTATGTGGTTACCGGCAAACCGGAGGATGTTGGGCGTTTCCGCACACCTTCACTGCGCGATGTGGCATGGACGGCGCCTTACCTGCATAACGGACTGGTCCCGAAGTTGCGGGGAATGTTGCAAGTGTATAACGGCGGTGCGGCGCGATCGTCCGGCTCGCCAGTGCAGGAAAAAGACCCGCTGTTCCCGAAAACCTCGCCGCTGCTGAAACCCTTGATGCTGACCGCTGATGAAATGGACGCCCTGGAGAGTTTTCTACTCAGCCTGAGTTCACGCACGCCCAGTCGGCGATCGGTCTCAACAAGCGGCCACTGA
- a CDS encoding carboxypeptidase-like regulatory domain-containing protein: protein MYSLHLPRLSTATLLASAIALSACGGGGGGGSSSGGGSSDQTISGIVADPAIANASVWLVDASNNALTTIVRSGSDGSYSFNLGNSIDLSNSRVIANGGRDSETGHSFSGISLTAPYAGDGNTTYVTPLSTLAVSYQQQGNSLANFAALLGLDEAAVLGDPSASAAAQRANLLTTEMMAALLGSENLITTLLDALVASDGDFSDATDTLANDNSLPDSVREKLAGLTDRIAELNALNDTLNDADAVVNALNRLNIHTAVSDYLAEALDFTASSDIEENNVGTLADALWQSLGQNGLPVDSAAIQNIVRYVVVNQQLDASRFADGNFSLGNIDPDGLIAELAESVVLNTRLALASGEELGDDNDARINYFFQSDASPYFRAARLFDGVLDDLVVDPAYVNIVKGLANAGLIEQASLLVESSIFQSREQAEAQQEIGKVLLIRGQEDAALAMWEKALDNYNHYLSSTEGENGVANLDSNAASFYRTLSDDLLEAGYTELAESVLQPVYDFIDAQAGVYSTAYARLAIAISNNADAAVTLAEESGLTGSNYSDAVNAAEFAYTVVSNLGKQSSSTRCYGVRTSMLSSVAGYFQRLGMDERAIQVLDDYEALFIGDAESCNADYAAGLADNYADIYGSLGLGERYKNFLATTVRAQPDGISDEADALAKFAVYEALELALAGDVEAAITKVEDSQAGDVKDTIEKLTYIGTGRNDGGRHYLSRLLDDEGATDAALEVADAAFAMSLTETFAEQESLPSNYIGQGCRKVATLYQWLGRSDLATSRMDECAAKVESRMSEWASAEQAEAWGYLAESYQFIGDYQASLSYVVEWSNAVSSISDPLERAEDKSEIGVFAAYAGDFELALSSLNNAMDELANAASPSSDQDLIDDVLYAYMYRAEDYIEVTTSMLSQITRDGNTGQAGYAVQAWDDLKRALIGDDGESGALPVLDALNDSEDREEYMEKLLGFLAQARAVDESEILARKATVNTSRNTRLAAIAEAMSNYDDFPGTTVASFDFDHDGLPDFFNPGSSEEERNALPITLDDDIDGDGIPDSSDSTPYYAENL, encoded by the coding sequence ATGTACTCACTCCACCTACCCCGTCTCAGCACTGCCACCCTTCTCGCCAGTGCGATTGCCCTCTCGGCCTGCGGTGGTGGAGGCGGAGGCGGCTCCTCATCGGGCGGCGGCAGCTCGGACCAGACCATCAGCGGGATTGTCGCCGACCCCGCCATCGCCAACGCCTCCGTCTGGCTGGTGGACGCCAGTAACAATGCCCTGACCACCATCGTCCGCTCGGGCAGCGATGGCAGTTACAGCTTCAACCTCGGCAACAGCATCGACCTCAGCAACAGCCGCGTCATTGCCAATGGTGGCCGCGACAGCGAGACCGGACACAGTTTCTCCGGCATCAGCCTGACCGCCCCCTACGCCGGTGATGGCAACACCACCTATGTGACCCCGCTCAGCACCCTCGCAGTGAGCTACCAACAGCAGGGCAACAGCCTTGCCAACTTTGCTGCGCTGCTGGGGCTGGATGAAGCCGCCGTGCTTGGCGACCCCTCAGCCTCCGCCGCAGCTCAGCGCGCCAACCTGCTGACCACCGAAATGATGGCCGCACTGCTTGGCAGCGAAAACCTGATAACGACCTTACTCGACGCACTCGTCGCCAGCGACGGCGATTTCAGCGATGCAACAGATACCCTGGCCAACGACAACAGCCTGCCAGACAGTGTGCGTGAAAAGCTGGCGGGACTCACCGACCGCATCGCAGAACTGAATGCACTGAACGACACGCTCAACGATGCCGACGCCGTCGTCAACGCACTCAACCGCCTCAATATTCACACGGCGGTCAGCGACTATCTCGCCGAGGCGCTGGACTTTACCGCCAGCAGCGACATCGAAGAAAACAATGTCGGCACTCTGGCTGACGCCCTTTGGCAGTCACTCGGCCAGAACGGCCTGCCCGTAGACAGTGCTGCTATTCAGAATATCGTGCGCTATGTGGTCGTCAATCAGCAACTTGACGCCAGCCGCTTTGCCGACGGCAATTTCAGCCTCGGCAATATCGACCCCGACGGCCTGATTGCCGAGCTGGCAGAAAGCGTCGTATTGAACACTCGCCTGGCACTGGCCAGCGGTGAAGAACTGGGCGACGACAACGACGCCCGTATCAACTACTTCTTCCAGTCAGATGCCTCGCCCTACTTCCGTGCCGCGCGACTGTTCGATGGCGTACTCGACGACCTCGTTGTTGACCCCGCCTACGTGAACATCGTCAAAGGTCTCGCCAATGCGGGACTGATTGAGCAGGCAAGCCTACTGGTGGAATCATCAATTTTCCAAAGCAGGGAGCAAGCGGAAGCCCAACAGGAAATCGGCAAGGTGCTGCTGATTCGGGGCCAGGAGGATGCCGCTCTTGCTATGTGGGAAAAAGCCCTCGACAACTACAACCACTACCTTTCTTCGACGGAAGGCGAAAACGGCGTTGCCAACCTCGACAGCAACGCCGCCAGTTTTTACCGGACACTGAGCGACGATCTACTCGAAGCCGGCTATACCGAACTGGCCGAGTCAGTGCTGCAACCGGTCTACGACTTTATCGATGCTCAGGCCGGGGTTTACAGCACCGCCTATGCAAGGCTCGCCATCGCCATCAGCAACAATGCCGATGCCGCGGTAACCCTGGCCGAAGAAAGTGGCCTGACGGGCAGCAACTACAGCGACGCCGTCAATGCCGCAGAATTTGCCTACACTGTAGTCAGCAATCTCGGAAAACAGAGCAGCTCCACCCGCTGCTATGGTGTTCGCACCAGTATGCTCTCGTCTGTAGCCGGATATTTTCAACGACTGGGCATGGACGAACGCGCCATTCAGGTGCTTGATGACTACGAAGCCCTGTTTATCGGCGACGCAGAGAGCTGCAATGCGGATTATGCTGCGGGATTGGCCGATAACTATGCCGATATCTACGGCAGCCTGGGCCTTGGCGAACGCTACAAAAACTTTCTCGCCACTACCGTTCGCGCACAACCGGATGGCATAAGTGATGAAGCGGATGCACTTGCCAAGTTTGCCGTTTATGAAGCCCTGGAACTGGCCCTGGCCGGCGATGTAGAAGCGGCTATTACCAAGGTAGAAGACAGCCAGGCAGGCGATGTTAAAGACACCATTGAAAAACTGACGTACATCGGCACCGGAAGAAATGATGGCGGCCGTCATTATCTATCCCGGCTGCTGGACGATGAGGGAGCCACCGACGCCGCACTGGAAGTGGCCGATGCCGCCTTTGCTATGAGCCTGACCGAAACATTTGCCGAACAGGAAAGTCTGCCCAGTAATTACATTGGCCAGGGGTGTCGCAAAGTCGCCACACTCTATCAATGGCTTGGCCGAAGTGATCTCGCGACCTCACGCATGGACGAATGCGCAGCCAAAGTGGAAAGCCGTATGTCGGAGTGGGCCAGCGCCGAACAGGCCGAAGCCTGGGGATATCTTGCAGAAAGCTACCAGTTTATTGGCGACTACCAAGCCAGCCTCAGCTATGTAGTTGAATGGAGCAATGCGGTATCGAGTATTAGCGACCCCCTTGAACGCGCTGAAGATAAATCAGAGATAGGGGTATTCGCCGCCTATGCCGGAGACTTTGAACTGGCACTGAGCAGCCTTAACAACGCGATGGATGAGCTGGCAAATGCGGCCAGCCCGAGCAGTGATCAGGATCTGATCGACGACGTACTATACGCCTACATGTATCGCGCCGAAGACTACATTGAAGTCACCACATCCATGCTGAGTCAGATTACCCGTGACGGCAATACAGGGCAGGCGGGCTATGCCGTGCAAGCCTGGGACGATTTGAAGCGAGCATTAATCGGCGATGACGGCGAATCCGGTGCCCTGCCGGTGTTAGACGCGCTGAACGACAGCGAAGATCGTGAAGAGTATATGGAAAAACTCCTTGGTTTCCTCGCTCAGGCTCGCGCCGTTGACGAAAGCGAAATCCTCGCACGCAAGGCCACCGTCAACACCAGCCGCAATACCCGCCTGGCGGCGATTGCCGAAGCGATGAGTAACTACGACGACTTCCCCGGCACGACAGTCGCGAGCTTTGATTTCGACCACGACGGCCTGCCGGACTTCTTCAACCCCGGCAGCAGCGAGGAAGAACGCAATGCCTTGCCGATCACGCTGGATGACGATATCGACGGCGACGGCATTCCCGACAGCAGCGACAGCACGCCCTACTACGCCGAAAACCTGTAA
- a CDS encoding TonB-dependent receptor plug domain-containing protein: MFTNDTARRAHYRYLAISLFSLTPLASIAEETPPAETTPVLLPKLTVQAPIELPIGNSGKGTGVTEFSREYLERFGGTDGSPNNLLQQLPGLQFSDDHQGSDALTDLTPSSFSISGGRFYENQFQIDGLSNNNRLDPASRSDGSNIDDIGGHEQSMFIDMDLIESIAVYNSNVPASFGRFTGGVVDITTRRAGPEAEGHLSVSTTRAEWTEFRRFAREIDEDATNASEKPDSPDFMRYRSSLNYSTPLTERLGVLVALSQSYSELPVVSLGETRNRESENLNAMAKFSMDVADNALLDLTLNYSPYQSNSFRQDVKGSDYELDGGGYGIALHYESLSDGIEQAWDIGWNQSQNRRKDQNGFYRWANTSSRIWGSDYDVGLSEEGGYGDIDKTQESSSLKYQATLLPIHYGEVALSHSVGGEASYQRYRFQRKERLYNYRSAIINPDIQCRGITIDCVQNEQYFTSRLVYEKDDVTVDLLETALFAESTLEWQRLTATLGLRYDYNDFLKNHDIAWRSRASYSLDEERNTVITGGYNRYYGGALLTYKLREARRPYYAEYRSSQQNIVGEWQVDSGLGDYKYRFDNLNTPYSDEQTLGIEQALLGGRLSLALIQRENRDEFARTTTDTLSDGYRYYLMNNRGSSDYKGVQLAWYGIYGNTLVSVNATWSETESRNTDYDDPVDETGSSEYVFYRGQRRAYGELEVLREDYNRPIVANIAISQIFTDRWQGRLNLRYRGVHTHIAKTGRVEDGELVDNGSGGTDREQLTVYEDQKRPHTLLLDLATSYQLPTLYGLTPSLQVEVNNVMNERVYTVDEGNKGVEPGRQFWLTLEADF; encoded by the coding sequence ATGTTCACAAACGACACAGCCAGGCGCGCCCACTATCGCTACCTCGCCATCAGTCTTTTTTCCCTGACGCCACTGGCGAGCATCGCCGAGGAGACTCCGCCAGCGGAAACGACGCCCGTTCTGTTGCCCAAGCTGACCGTACAGGCGCCTATCGAGCTGCCCATCGGTAACAGTGGCAAGGGGACCGGCGTAACCGAGTTCAGCCGTGAATATCTGGAACGCTTCGGCGGCACAGATGGCAGCCCAAACAATCTGTTGCAGCAGTTGCCCGGCCTGCAGTTTTCAGATGATCATCAAGGCAGCGACGCGCTCACTGATCTGACGCCCAGTTCGTTCTCCATTTCCGGCGGACGCTTCTACGAAAACCAGTTCCAGATTGACGGTCTTAGCAACAATAACCGCCTCGACCCCGCCAGTCGCAGCGATGGCAGCAACATCGACGACATCGGCGGCCACGAACAATCGATGTTTATCGATATGGACCTGATCGAAAGCATTGCCGTGTACAACAGTAATGTGCCCGCCAGTTTCGGGCGCTTTACCGGCGGCGTGGTCGATATCACCACCCGCCGAGCAGGCCCCGAAGCCGAAGGGCATCTGAGCGTCAGCACAACGCGGGCAGAGTGGACAGAGTTTCGCCGCTTCGCCAGAGAGATAGACGAAGATGCAACAAATGCCTCAGAAAAACCCGACAGCCCTGACTTTATGCGCTATCGCAGCAGCCTCAACTACAGCACACCGCTCACAGAGCGACTGGGTGTGCTCGTCGCACTTAGCCAGTCATACAGCGAACTGCCTGTTGTAAGCCTTGGCGAAACCCGCAATCGGGAATCAGAAAATCTCAATGCCATGGCCAAGTTCAGTATGGACGTGGCCGACAACGCGCTGCTGGACCTGACACTCAACTACTCGCCCTATCAATCCAACAGTTTCCGGCAGGACGTGAAAGGCAGTGACTACGAGCTTGATGGCGGCGGTTACGGCATTGCACTGCATTACGAAAGTCTCAGCGACGGCATTGAGCAGGCGTGGGATATTGGCTGGAACCAAAGCCAGAACCGCCGCAAAGACCAGAACGGCTTCTATCGCTGGGCCAACACCAGCAGCCGTATCTGGGGCAGCGACTACGATGTAGGCCTGAGCGAGGAAGGCGGCTACGGCGATATCGATAAAACTCAGGAAAGCAGCTCGCTGAAATATCAGGCCACACTGCTGCCGATTCACTACGGCGAAGTCGCACTGAGCCATAGTGTCGGTGGTGAAGCGAGCTACCAACGGTACCGCTTTCAGCGAAAAGAGCGCCTGTACAACTACCGTTCGGCCATCATCAATCCCGATATACAGTGCCGGGGGATCACCATCGACTGCGTGCAAAACGAACAGTACTTCACCAGTCGCCTTGTGTATGAAAAAGATGACGTCACCGTGGACTTGCTGGAAACGGCCCTATTTGCAGAAAGCACACTGGAGTGGCAGCGCCTGACCGCAACACTCGGCCTGCGCTACGACTACAACGACTTTCTGAAAAACCACGACATCGCCTGGCGCAGTCGAGCCAGTTACAGCCTGGACGAAGAGCGCAACACGGTCATTACCGGCGGCTACAATCGTTACTACGGCGGTGCACTGCTCACCTACAAACTGCGTGAAGCCCGCCGCCCCTACTATGCGGAATACCGCAGCAGCCAACAGAATATTGTTGGCGAATGGCAAGTCGACAGCGGTCTGGGCGACTACAAATATCGCTTCGACAATCTGAACACCCCCTACAGCGACGAGCAAACACTGGGCATTGAGCAGGCGCTGCTGGGCGGGCGCCTGAGTCTGGCGTTGATACAGCGGGAAAACCGCGACGAATTTGCACGCACCACCACCGATACCCTCAGTGATGGCTACCGCTACTATTTGATGAATAACCGTGGCAGCAGCGACTACAAAGGTGTGCAACTGGCCTGGTATGGCATTTACGGAAACACCCTGGTCAGCGTAAACGCCACGTGGTCAGAGACCGAAAGCCGCAACACTGACTACGACGATCCGGTCGACGAAACCGGCAGTTCCGAGTACGTATTCTATCGAGGTCAGCGCCGCGCCTACGGCGAGCTGGAAGTGCTGCGCGAGGACTACAACCGCCCGATCGTCGCCAATATCGCCATTTCACAGATATTCACCGATCGCTGGCAGGGGCGCCTGAATCTTCGCTATCGCGGAGTGCACACCCACATTGCAAAAACCGGCAGAGTGGAAGACGGCGAGCTGGTCGACAACGGCAGTGGCGGTACCGACCGCGAGCAGCTCACTGTGTATGAAGATCAAAAACGCCCACACACGCTGCTGCTGGACCTGGCGACCAGCTATCAACTGCCGACGCTGTACGGCCTCACACCCAGCTTGCAAGTGGAAGTCAACAACGTGATGAACGAGCGGGTATACACGGTGGACGAGGGCAACAAAGGCGTCGAACCCGGTCGCCAGTTTTGGCTGACCCTGGAAGCCGACTTTTAA
- a CDS encoding tetratricopeptide repeat protein: MDKKTRHAVLLAALFALTPDSRAATAIELAQQHNEQAIALHGQGDFAGAIRHYREALPAIVEYFGEGSVERARVLNSLADAQLAAAQYRDAEQSYMRLLDIVDASQAPLMQADALNGRASALYMRRRYRQAEPLFLKALSIIESQQPLDSARALLVLDNLTAVYQSLHNAAKTELYSRRALRLRQGSE, encoded by the coding sequence ATGGACAAAAAAACACGACATGCCGTGCTGTTGGCGGCCCTGTTTGCGCTGACGCCTGACAGCCGGGCCGCGACAGCTATCGAGCTGGCCCAGCAGCACAATGAGCAGGCGATAGCGTTGCATGGGCAAGGCGACTTCGCCGGAGCCATCAGGCATTACCGCGAGGCGCTGCCAGCGATAGTCGAGTATTTTGGCGAGGGCAGTGTCGAGCGGGCCAGGGTGTTGAACAGTCTGGCCGATGCGCAGTTGGCCGCTGCCCAATATCGTGATGCGGAGCAGAGCTATATGCGCCTGCTGGACATTGTTGATGCCTCACAGGCGCCACTGATGCAGGCGGACGCACTGAATGGCCGGGCCTCTGCGCTGTACATGCGGCGCCGCTACCGCCAGGCAGAGCCGCTGTTTCTGAAGGCGTTGTCAATCATCGAGTCGCAACAGCCTCTCGATTCGGCGCGTGCTTTGTTGGTACTCGACAATCTGACCGCGGTTTATCAAAGCCTGCACAACGCTGCGAAAACAGAGCTCTATTCACGCCGGGCTTTGCGATTGCGTCAGGGCAGCGAATAG
- a CDS encoding PKD domain-containing protein — protein sequence MRPLTKLRALMCASLLLAACGGGGGGGSSSPKPTADAGDDLTVQMGDTVDLDGSASSSPRDGAALSYQWTLVAQPESSEAELVDADTAYPSFVADFPGEYEVDLLVNDGTRDSNHDRLMVTATNPDPVAVAQTEYSELVGTNVALDGSNSLPPTGGDAALLEYEWTLVSQPATSTAELTTPHSAVSGLYTDAVGSYLVTLVVRYDGNVSNTLEIEVMANLSNTKPTADAGGPYTIERGQALTLDGTGSSDADGDDLSYRWYMYMPGSSNGYIANGNYMKNGSALRVESALDGADTATPTITPDVAGDWQVHLVVYDGTAPSGISTAKITVNVPEGAENTPPVASENITQRTDAYSPVYSQELELGGAGYVSGNSWDLDGDDLTQRYRWVSTPEGFEEPDLNAMSWPYFSATHEGEYLLEVIANDGQADSAPLERKYIVRTGANRAPRPAVAPDSITLSVGEVAWFDGRGSSDQDGDSLTYHWLLFDKPDGSAAELQYENVVTEEGVTLKNARAGVLTDKPGIYIAWLWVTDSHGVTTSQQTISYGKVMAKGSNSAPTVERISNDNAHHRIRHRNTHFDTEDQPYIANGEPLTFHSVNVVDPDLDTLYYLWTLSQPEGSDLTDAADTADFYSGIAQVPGRYTASFLVSDGIDTSEEESISFDVVAREDYPSLLLEDYFSAEINSWDNFFKGTSSNLSFPLQKAFPYWLHDSGSFPINHWKLELGDNIIKNYRLTAYGGDYTITNLVVEPSENADFPEITGKIVGLTNGQVIEEGETVEFSLIMNLSGNIDNSGNGTDNIVDGLSYQFDVAEKPGWSFEYRPHVY from the coding sequence ATGCGACCTCTTACAAAATTGCGCGCACTCATGTGCGCCTCGCTGCTGCTTGCCGCCTGTGGTGGCGGTGGTGGTGGCGGAAGCAGCAGCCCCAAACCTACCGCTGATGCGGGCGATGATCTCACGGTACAAATGGGCGACACGGTTGACCTCGACGGGTCCGCCAGCAGCTCCCCGCGCGACGGTGCAGCGCTCAGCTATCAATGGACGCTGGTCGCCCAGCCGGAATCGAGTGAGGCCGAACTGGTCGATGCCGATACCGCATATCCGAGTTTTGTCGCGGATTTTCCCGGTGAGTATGAAGTCGACCTGCTGGTCAACGACGGCACCCGGGACAGTAATCACGATCGCCTGATGGTCACGGCGACGAACCCGGACCCGGTAGCCGTGGCTCAGACCGAATACAGTGAGCTGGTCGGAACGAATGTGGCCCTGGACGGCAGTAACAGCTTGCCTCCCACCGGTGGGGATGCCGCGTTGCTGGAGTACGAATGGACGCTGGTCAGTCAGCCCGCTACCAGCACGGCGGAACTGACGACACCCCATTCGGCGGTCAGTGGCCTGTACACCGACGCCGTGGGCAGTTATCTGGTGACGCTGGTTGTGCGCTATGACGGCAACGTCAGCAACACCCTGGAGATTGAGGTGATGGCGAACCTGTCCAACACCAAGCCCACCGCCGATGCGGGTGGCCCGTATACCATTGAGCGCGGTCAGGCGCTGACGCTGGACGGCACTGGCAGCAGCGATGCCGATGGCGATGATCTCAGCTACCGCTGGTATATGTATATGCCGGGCAGCAGCAATGGCTATATCGCGAATGGCAACTACATGAAAAACGGTTCTGCGCTGCGCGTTGAGTCGGCGCTGGATGGTGCGGATACCGCGACCCCGACGATTACTCCGGATGTCGCGGGTGACTGGCAGGTGCATCTGGTGGTCTACGACGGCACGGCGCCGAGCGGCATCAGTACCGCCAAAATCACCGTGAACGTGCCCGAGGGCGCAGAGAACACGCCGCCGGTGGCCAGCGAGAATATCACTCAGCGCACCGACGCCTACTCGCCAGTGTATTCGCAGGAACTGGAACTGGGTGGCGCGGGCTATGTGTCCGGTAATTCCTGGGATCTCGATGGCGATGATCTGACCCAGCGCTACCGTTGGGTCAGCACGCCGGAGGGGTTTGAGGAGCCCGATCTCAATGCCATGTCCTGGCCGTATTTTTCTGCCACTCACGAGGGCGAATATCTGCTTGAAGTGATTGCCAACGATGGGCAGGCCGACAGTGCGCCGCTGGAGCGAAAATACATTGTTCGCACCGGGGCCAATCGTGCGCCGCGTCCCGCAGTGGCTCCTGACTCAATCACTCTGTCAGTTGGCGAAGTGGCCTGGTTTGACGGGCGTGGCAGTTCGGATCAGGACGGTGACAGCCTGACTTACCACTGGCTGCTGTTCGATAAGCCGGATGGCAGCGCCGCTGAATTGCAGTATGAAAATGTGGTGACCGAAGAAGGGGTTACCCTGAAAAATGCCCGAGCTGGGGTGCTCACCGATAAGCCCGGCATATACATCGCCTGGTTGTGGGTCACCGACAGCCACGGTGTTACCACGTCGCAGCAGACGATTTCTTACGGCAAAGTGATGGCGAAGGGCTCAAATAGTGCGCCGACCGTTGAACGCATCAGCAATGACAATGCGCACCACCGTATTCGTCATCGCAACACGCATTTCGATACCGAAGATCAGCCTTACATCGCGAACGGCGAGCCGCTGACCTTTCACAGTGTGAATGTTGTTGATCCCGACCTGGACACGCTCTACTACCTGTGGACGCTCTCGCAACCGGAAGGCAGCGACCTGACGGATGCCGCCGATACGGCAGACTTCTACAGCGGCATTGCGCAGGTGCCAGGACGTTATACGGCGTCGTTCCTCGTCAGTGACGGCATTGATACTTCGGAGGAAGAGTCGATCAGCTTTGATGTAGTGGCCCGCGAGGACTACCCCAGCCTGTTGCTGGAAGATTACTTCTCCGCCGAGATCAACTCGTGGGATAACTTCTTCAAAGGGACGTCATCCAACCTGAGCTTCCCGTTACAGAAGGCCTTCCCCTATTGGTTGCACGACTCGGGTTCTTTCCCCATCAATCATTGGAAGCTGGAGCTTGGTGACAACATTATCAAGAACTACCGGCTCACCGCCTACGGTGGCGATTACACCATTACCAATCTGGTCGTCGAGCCGTCTGAGAACGCTGACTTCCCTGAAATTACCGGGAAAATTGTCGGCCTGACGAATGGGCAGGTGATCGAGGAAGGTGAAACCGTGGAGTTCAGCCTGATCATGAACCTGAGCGGCAATATCGACAACAGCGGCAATGGTACCGACAACATTGTGGACGGGCTGTCGTACCAGTTTGATGTTGCGGAAAAACCCGGCTGGAGCTTTGAGTATCGCCCCCACGTGTATTAA